In Desulfurella sp., the sequence TGTTATGGTAGTTGTGTTTGTTAGAATGTTTTTACCCAAAAGTGATGCGGCATAGGCGTTTGTCTGGCTCTGGTTTGAGAGTTTGCTTAGTGCTTGATTCATATTTATAAGCTGTTGTAGTTGAGAAAACATTGTATTTTCTGTTATAAACTGATCGCTTGAAAGTGGGTTCATTGGGTCTTGATTTTGAAGTTGAGCTATTAGCAATTTTAAAAAACCATCCTGTGTTATAGTATTTTTTGGATTGTTTATCTGCGATGAGCTTGATGCTGGCGTTAGTGTTGTAGGCGATGCTACTATACTCATAATTTTCCTCCTTTAAATGCTAATGTCTAAAAGCGCATTTGTTTTTCTAAATATGCGCTTTATTTGCTTTGTGTTATTTTCAAAAACATAATTTTGCTGTTTTTGCTGGTTAAAAGCTTGATTAAAAGAATTTTGACCATTGTCAGATTGGTTAAAGTTTTGGTTAAAATTAGAAAATGCTTGGTTTTGTTGGTTTTGGTTTTGATTTAAGTTTTGCTGGCTTGAATTACTTGAAGTTACGCTTATTTGAGAAACATTGATACCTTGCTGTAAAATTGTAGTTTTAAGTGTATCAAGATTGTTGTTTAAAAGGTTTAATACCTCTTGATTATCTACATGAATGCTTGCGCTTAGGGTTTTTGAAGCGTCAATGGATACTTTTACATCAATTTGACCCAACGATGGTGGGTTTAGCTGGATTTGTATAGTCTTTATAATGGGGGGTTTTAAGTTTTGTAGTTCTATTATTTTTTCAATAATGTGATTAATTGGATATGTTTGTTTTGTTACATTTGCGTTTAGAGTGTTTTGTGTTTTTTGAAGACTTGGAATGTCTTGTAAATTAAATAGATTTTGAGTTTGGTTTTGATTGTTTGTTAGTGTATCTGGCTTAATCTGACTTAGGGTTTTTTCTTCAATTAAGGGTTTTTGCTGAAGCTCTTGTGTTTGAGTAGTATTTGGCTGGTTTTGCATTGTAAATAGAGTTTTTAGCGTTTTATTATCTATTGTAAATTTGTTTTGCGGTTCTTGTGGTTGGTTTTGCTGGCTTTGAGAGTTTTCGCTTTGGGGTTTGTTTTGAGATGCAGAATTTGCAATGTCTTTGATTTGTATGTTGCTTGTATTGTTTTGATAATTAATTTTTGGCTGGTCTTTTGGTGATGAAATTTTATTTTCGGTGTCTTCTAATGTTTGTTTGCTACTATATGTATCTGGTTTTGATTGAGCTTCGGCTTGAGAAATATTTTTTGTCTTAGAATTTTGATTGATTTTTGTGCTACCATTCAATTGGGGTTTATCCGATAAAGCTTTATTATATTGTTCATCTTTAGCTACCTTGAGCGTATGCAAAGGATCTTCTTTTGTTTGATTATTGTTTGTTTGGGCATCGGGCTTTGCATTAGGTGATTTTATTGTTGGCGTTTTTTCTTTTGTGAGATTTTCATCTATACCATTTATTTTGGTAGTGAGGATTTGCTTAAAAGATGTATTTTCTTTTTGGTCTGCTTGGGTTTGTTGTGTTTTGTTTTGTAAATTAATTGGTTTATTTGATTTTAGTTCTTGGGATTTATCATCTAAAAGCTTTGAGTTTTCTGTGTTGCTTTGAGTTAATTTTTGTTCAATTTCTATTTGTGCGGCAATTTTATGTATATGTGATTTATCTTTTAATTGTGCGTTTTTATCGTCAATGTTTTCTTTAGCGATTTGAGTTGAATATTTGCTGTTAATCGCAGGTTCACTTAGTTTTTGCAAGGCATCATTGTCAATTGTGCTTGCGGTTTTGGAATTTTGACTTTCTTTACTTTGAAAATTAGCGTTTGGGATATTTTGAATTAATGAAAGTAAAGCAATTATGTCATCTTTTGATAAATGCGTGTTTTTTTCTGAATTGTCCCCTTTTGCTTCTTTTTGATAGTTTACTAACTCTTCAAGCGAGCTTAAAATATCNNNNNNNNNNTTGAATTTATATCGTCTTTAGAGTCTTTTTTTAGCAATTCTTCTAAAATTGCGTCAAAGCTTGATTTTGAACTTTTGGATGTTGATTTTGTAGCTAATTTGTCTATAATTTTAAATATGGTGTCATCTAATGTATCAAGCATAGCTTTTTGCATCGCACATACCTCGCTAAAGTTATATAGCAAAATTTGTTCCACAAGGGGTGATATATGAAATTAAGCACATCTTTACAAATGAAAGAATTAGATTCTAAATCCATCAATGAGTTTAAAATTCCAGACATCGTTTTAATGGAAAATGCTTCAAGGGGCACATTTGAACTTATAAAAAAGCAATTTGGTAGCCTTGAAGGTTTAAGAGTATCTGTATTTGCTGGTCTTGGCAATAACGGCGGAGATGCTATGGCTATCGCAAGGCATCTTTACAATGCGGGAGCTAACGTTTTGGTTAATTTGGTAGCTGATCCAGATAAGCTTAATCCGAGCCCTAAAATAAACTACGATATATTGTGCTCAATGAATGTGCCAATTAATATAATTAACCATATTGAAGATTTAAATGATGTTTTTTTAGCCCACTCCCAAATTATTATTGATGGTTTGTTTGGTATTGGCTTATCGCGCAACATTGAAGGTATTTTCTATGATATAATTGACAAAATAAATAAATCAAATGCTTTTGTTGTATCTGTTGATATACCATCCGGGATAAATGCGGATACGGCAGAGTGTTTAGGTATTGCAGTAAAAGCCGATTTAACGGCTACATTTGCACTTGCTAAACCTGGTCAATTTTTGTATCCAGGTAGGCTTTACTGCGGTAAGCTTGAAGTGGTTGATATTTCTACACCAAAGCAATTGATTGATGATTTTAAACCTACCTTTAACGCATTAGTAAAAGATGATTTTGTTATTGAAGATAGGCCAAAAAATTCTCACAAAGGTAATTTTGGCCATATAGCTATAGTAGGTGGTAGTATAGGAAAATCTGGTGCTGTAATTTTAGCTGCAAATGCGGCGCTAAGAAGCGGTGCTGGACTTGTAAGCGCTGTTGTACCAGATTGCATAAATACTGCATTTGAGTCTTCTTGCATTGAAGCTATGAGCTACCCTGTTAAAGACAAAGATGGCTTTTTTTCAAAAGAATCGTTTGATGATATAGTTGATTTTGTTAGAGATAAAGATGTAATTTGTTTTGGTATGGGGCTTGGTGTGTTTGACGATGCTTTGTATTTGCTTGAAAGCTTGCTTGAGCTAAAAAAGCCAATGGTAATTGATGCAGATGGTTTAAATGTTTTGTCTAAAAATGTTAATTTGCTTAAAAAAATCAACTCTCCAGTTATTTTAACGCCCCACCCCAAAGAATTTTCAAGGCTTATTGGTCAAACTACAGCAGAAGTTTTAAAAAATAGACTTAAGCTTGTAAAAGAATTTGCAAAAAAAAACAATGTAATATTAATTTTAAAAATGGCTGATACATTAATTAGTAACGGTGAAAGCATATTTATTAATACAAGTGGCAATCCTGGC encodes:
- a CDS encoding NAD(P)H-hydrate dehydratase; protein product: MKLSTSLQMKELDSKSINEFKIPDIVLMENASRGTFELIKKQFGSLEGLRVSVFAGLGNNGGDAMAIARHLYNAGANVLVNLVADPDKLNPSPKINYDILCSMNVPINIINHIEDLNDVFLAHSQIIIDGLFGIGLSRNIEGIFYDIIDKINKSNAFVVSVDIPSGINADTAECLGIAVKADLTATFALAKPGQFLYPGRLYCGKLEVVDISTPKQLIDDFKPTFNALVKDDFVIEDRPKNSHKGNFGHIAIVGGSIGKSGAVILAANAALRSGAGLVSAVVPDCINTAFESSCIEAMSYPVKDKDGFFSKESFDDIVDFVRDKDVICFGMGLGVFDDALYLLESLLELKKPMVIDADGLNVLSKNVNLLKKINSPVILTPHPKEFSRLIGQTTAEVLKNRLKLVKEFAKKNNVILILKMADTLISNGESIFINTSGNPGLSTGGSGDVLSGIIASLIAQNNDVLYASCMGVFLHGLSADLALSKYSEASLLPTDVINHITNAIEAIKTKAQ
- a CDS encoding flagellar hook-length control protein FliK codes for the protein DILSSLEELVNYQKEAKGDNSEKNTHLSKDDIIALLSLIQNIPNANFQSKESQNSKTASTIDNDALQKLSEPAINSKYSTQIAKENIDDKNAQLKDKSHIHKIAAQIEIEQKLTQSNTENSKLLDDKSQELKSNKPINLQNKTQQTQADQKENTSFKQILTTKINGIDENLTKEKTPTIKSPNAKPDAQTNNNQTKEDPLHTLKVAKDEQYNKALSDKPQLNGSTKINQNSKTKNISQAEAQSKPDTYSSKQTLEDTENKISSPKDQPKINYQNNTSNIQIKDIANSASQNKPQSENSQSQQNQPQEPQNKFTIDNKTLKTLFTMQNQPNTTQTQELQQKPLIEEKTLSQIKPDTLTNNQNQTQNLFNLQDIPSLQKTQNTLNANVTKQTYPINHIIEKIIELQNLKPPIIKTIQIQLNPPSLGQIDVKVSIDASKTLSASIHVDNQEVLNLLNNNLDTLKTTILQQGINVSQISVTSSNSSQQNLNQNQNQQNQAFSNFNQNFNQSDNGQNSFNQAFNQQKQQNYVFENNTKQIKRIFRKTNALLDISI
- a CDS encoding flagellar hook capping FlgD N-terminal domain-containing protein, which codes for MSIVASPTTLTPASSSSQINNPKNTITQDGFLKLLIAQLQNQDPMNPLSSDQFITENTMFSQLQQLINMNQALSKLSNQSQTNAYAASLLGKNILTNTTTIT